The following coding sequences are from one Psychrobacter sp. AH5 window:
- a CDS encoding nucleobase:cation symporter-2 family protein — translation MSETNEQMQGNLDLLYGLHDRPAPAKAFLGAVQHVLAAFVGVITPSLIIGGALGLGEHIPYLISMALMVSGVATFIQTRKVGPVGSGLMALQGTSFGFLAAVLAAGFVVKNRGGSPEEILSVIFGVTFLGAFVEIFLSQFITKLKSLMSPIVTGCVIVTIGLSLTKVGLTDLAGGVGAENFGSLPNLLLGGGVLVSVVLISIVNNKVIRSSAIFIGLMLGLLVAAFMGRIDFSLVSQAPLLTVPIPFKFGFGFDWQAFIPIAFMYIITSIETSGDLTATSMISGEPIKGPLYEKRIKGGVLADGVNSAVAGIFNSFPVTTFSQNNGVIQMTGIASRYVGFYVAGILFIMGLFPILGAIFTQLPKPVVGGVTLLMFATVATAGIRILATVNFTHRNVLIIATSLGLGLGVAFVPDVFAQMPQLFRNIFGSAVTMSGVVAILLDTILPKNFGVEYDTAEQHKDDGLKPARKLKPAAEVL, via the coding sequence ATGAGCGAAACGAATGAGCAGATGCAAGGAAATCTTGACTTATTGTATGGATTGCATGACCGTCCTGCCCCAGCAAAAGCCTTCTTAGGTGCTGTACAGCATGTACTAGCCGCTTTTGTTGGTGTTATTACTCCCTCTTTAATTATTGGTGGCGCCTTAGGATTAGGCGAACACATTCCTTATTTAATTAGTATGGCCCTTATGGTATCTGGGGTCGCCACTTTTATTCAAACGCGTAAAGTAGGCCCAGTAGGTTCAGGGCTTATGGCATTACAAGGGACCAGCTTTGGTTTCTTAGCTGCAGTGTTAGCCGCAGGTTTTGTGGTCAAAAACCGCGGCGGTAGTCCTGAGGAGATACTCTCCGTCATCTTTGGCGTGACCTTCTTAGGTGCCTTTGTTGAGATATTTTTGAGTCAGTTCATCACTAAGCTTAAGTCTTTGATGAGCCCTATCGTCACCGGCTGTGTCATCGTTACTATCGGTCTGTCATTGACTAAAGTGGGTCTGACTGATCTAGCAGGCGGGGTTGGCGCTGAAAATTTCGGTAGCCTCCCTAATCTACTATTGGGCGGCGGCGTCTTAGTCAGTGTGGTGCTAATCAGCATCGTCAATAATAAAGTGATTCGCTCAAGCGCTATCTTTATTGGCCTGATGTTAGGCCTACTAGTAGCGGCATTTATGGGCCGTATCGACTTCTCGTTAGTCTCACAAGCGCCGTTATTGACCGTGCCTATCCCGTTCAAATTTGGCTTTGGTTTTGATTGGCAAGCGTTTATTCCTATCGCTTTTATGTATATCATTACTAGTATTGAGACCTCAGGTGACTTAACTGCAACCTCAATGATCTCAGGCGAGCCCATCAAAGGCCCACTATACGAAAAACGTATCAAAGGCGGGGTATTAGCCGACGGTGTCAACTCTGCAGTTGCTGGTATCTTCAACAGCTTCCCCGTGACTACCTTTAGTCAAAACAACGGCGTCATTCAAATGACTGGTATTGCCAGCCGTTATGTTGGTTTTTATGTTGCTGGTATTTTATTCATTATGGGTCTATTCCCAATCTTGGGTGCTATCTTTACTCAATTGCCAAAGCCTGTGGTCGGCGGTGTCACGCTACTGATGTTTGCAACTGTAGCTACTGCGGGTATTCGTATCTTAGCCACAGTGAACTTTACTCACCGTAATGTGTTGATTATCGCAACCTCGCTCGGTCTTGGGTTGGGTGTGGCTTTTGTTCCTGATGTCTTTGCACAAATGCCGCAGCTGTTTCGCAATATCTTTGGCTCAGCTGTGACTATGTCAGGGGTGGTTGCCATTCTACTTGATACTATCTTACCCAAGAACTTTGGGGTTGAGTACGATACCGCTGAGCAGCATAAGGATGATGGTTTAAAGCCTGCGCGTAAGCTCAAGCCTGCTGCTGAAGTGCTATAA
- a CDS encoding TonB-dependent receptor domain-containing protein has protein sequence MGVATFSSRLTVLSMGIAAVLGVQVANAAETNELPTITLQTITVTANTSVRDKVQEDSIYIEDYTPAAQASHLSDFLNVVPGVTVGGTSSVNQRVRIRGLDDTNLKVTIDGARQEGALFYHMGDVTIDPDLLKAAEVSVGNNSVTLGNDALGGAVAFETVDAADLLRPGQQIGAKLNVGYASNNDELLTSATVYGAPSDNIDLLAYYSKRDRESGEDGEGRELFEDSKGENILLKAGAAINEDNRVGASFSRTEKKGVFPFRPDFPSSTSADPIPQKVNRDTYTIDYNFDPVNALIDVDTTIYQTETEILRNNNADISSNYDWRAKVKTTGAKIENTSIIDTDTGRHKLIAGAEHYKKESEMARDYKSANSDSAKNTSLYLEDQWQMGKFSLTPGVRYDRYESPEFVAGGKTYDNVVGALAASYEIAPSTQVFASYTQLFNGPDLGQAIFNSNGAGIYVNNDLKAEEGYNSEVGIATTLRGLTIADDALQLSAKYFNSNIENFQQFVRTGDRAGRYGLNCTTGERGSPGNLQPCQGMINSDEDYEIKGVELAADYTTRNFGMGLSYSRARSEGDKTGDSIPSVSGGSADSGDRYMVNLNYQPNDTVDLGWRSTYVASITDNQQQTKPNYDVHDIYMTYLPRQLEGVKATVGVYNLFDETYASHASRLNTTDATATDFEPGRNIKASLTYQF, from the coding sequence ATGGGCGTAGCAACGTTTTCTAGTCGTTTAACCGTTTTATCTATGGGTATAGCCGCAGTATTGGGAGTTCAAGTTGCAAATGCAGCTGAGACTAATGAGCTGCCCACGATCACTTTGCAGACTATCACGGTAACGGCAAACACCTCAGTACGCGACAAAGTGCAAGAAGACTCCATTTATATAGAAGACTACACGCCAGCGGCGCAGGCCAGTCATCTCAGTGATTTTTTGAATGTAGTTCCGGGAGTGACGGTAGGGGGTACCTCCTCTGTCAATCAGCGGGTACGCATACGCGGCCTTGATGATACCAATCTAAAGGTGACCATCGATGGCGCTCGTCAAGAAGGAGCGCTGTTTTATCATATGGGTGATGTCACTATTGATCCTGACTTATTAAAAGCCGCTGAGGTCTCAGTTGGTAATAACTCAGTCACTTTGGGTAACGATGCTTTAGGCGGCGCAGTAGCTTTTGAGACCGTTGATGCCGCTGATCTACTTAGACCAGGTCAGCAAATCGGTGCCAAATTAAATGTAGGTTATGCTAGCAATAACGATGAATTATTAACCTCAGCAACTGTCTACGGCGCTCCAAGCGATAATATTGATTTGTTAGCTTATTATAGTAAGCGAGATAGAGAGTCTGGCGAAGATGGGGAGGGTCGTGAGCTTTTTGAGGATAGCAAGGGCGAGAATATTCTATTAAAAGCTGGGGCTGCTATTAATGAAGACAACCGCGTAGGCGCAAGCTTTAGCCGTACTGAGAAAAAAGGGGTGTTTCCTTTTCGTCCCGACTTTCCAAGTAGCACAAGCGCTGACCCGATTCCACAAAAGGTAAACCGAGATACTTATACTATTGATTATAACTTTGATCCCGTAAACGCTTTGATTGATGTAGATACTACTATTTATCAAACCGAAACGGAGATTTTGCGTAATAACAATGCTGATATCTCATCCAATTATGATTGGAGAGCCAAGGTAAAAACTACGGGTGCCAAAATTGAAAATACTAGTATTATCGACACGGACACCGGTCGTCATAAGCTAATCGCTGGGGCTGAGCATTATAAAAAAGAGTCTGAGATGGCCCGAGACTATAAAAGTGCTAATAGCGATAGCGCAAAAAACACCTCACTATATCTAGAAGATCAGTGGCAGATGGGCAAATTTAGCTTAACCCCAGGGGTGCGTTATGATCGCTATGAATCGCCTGAATTTGTAGCTGGCGGTAAGACCTACGACAACGTGGTTGGAGCTTTGGCTGCCAGTTATGAGATTGCTCCAAGCACTCAGGTTTTTGCCAGCTATACGCAATTGTTCAATGGCCCTGACTTAGGACAAGCTATCTTTAATAGTAATGGCGCTGGTATTTATGTCAATAATGATCTAAAGGCAGAAGAGGGCTATAACTCTGAGGTGGGTATTGCCACAACACTACGCGGATTGACGATAGCGGATGATGCGCTACAGTTAAGTGCCAAATACTTTAATTCCAACATCGAAAACTTTCAGCAGTTTGTTAGAACTGGAGATCGCGCTGGTCGCTATGGTCTAAACTGTACTACCGGTGAGCGCGGTTCACCTGGTAACTTACAACCTTGTCAGGGTATGATCAACAGTGATGAGGACTATGAGATCAAAGGGGTTGAGCTGGCAGCGGACTATACTACTCGTAACTTTGGTATGGGTCTAAGCTACTCACGCGCTCGTAGTGAGGGCGACAAAACAGGCGATAGCATTCCTTCTGTAAGTGGTGGTAGTGCCGACTCTGGTGATCGTTATATGGTTAACTTAAACTATCAGCCGAATGATACGGTGGATCTAGGCTGGCGCAGTACTTACGTCGCCTCAATCACTGATAATCAACAACAAACCAAACCAAATTATGATGTGCATGATATCTATATGACTTATCTGCCGCGTCAGCTTGAGGGCGTAAAAGCAACGGTTGGGGTTTATAATTTATTTGATGAAACTTATGCCAGCCACGCATCGCGCTTAAACACTACTGATGCTACTGCGACTGACTTTGAGCCGGGCCGTAATATCAAAGCTTCGCTAACTTATCAGTTCTAA
- a CDS encoding PepSY-associated TM helix domain-containing protein codes for MSSLTLRQSCLWLHRYTGIVMAGFLLLAGLTGALLAFHEELDEWFNQDLAYIQASKKPPLAIADLHDKVIATYPEYNFSSMPTSIEAERSAVFLVDRARGKQASTAAKAPFQEVYLNPYDGAILGTRDKEQWAWQNTMHKVFWLHRDLLLGDIGKWLLGIISLLWTINCFIGFYLTWPRKVKNKNNSANQSQRLPAKKRASFIKRWLPAWKIRTNTNTFKLNYDLHQAFGLWLWLMLLVIAWSSVGFNLQPVYQPVMQTLVGLEAREDRPARPKEQSQIQHQSADANNKITKANSIAYLSEQANIAAHHNGVEVERLLGIRWLAEENQWQMRFSTNQDIGKKGGASSITVDAASGQLEKVKFGYQSSFASKTDQWLATLHMGHIGLAEDEKTAHRLYQVFLALIGLAVSTLSGTGVYLWLKGRQSRAKQRQKLALKNDFSKQIGKTSY; via the coding sequence ATGAGCTCATTAACCCTACGTCAAAGCTGCCTTTGGCTACATCGTTACACTGGCATAGTCATGGCAGGCTTTTTGTTATTAGCAGGACTAACCGGAGCGCTATTAGCGTTTCATGAAGAATTGGATGAGTGGTTCAATCAGGATTTGGCTTATATTCAAGCGTCCAAGAAGCCGCCACTAGCTATCGCTGATTTGCATGATAAAGTCATAGCTACTTATCCTGAGTATAACTTCTCCTCTATGCCAACCTCCATAGAAGCTGAGCGCTCAGCAGTGTTTTTGGTAGATAGAGCGCGCGGCAAGCAAGCAAGTACGGCAGCCAAAGCGCCATTTCAAGAGGTGTATCTCAATCCCTATGACGGCGCTATCTTAGGGACGCGCGATAAAGAGCAGTGGGCATGGCAAAATACTATGCATAAAGTATTTTGGCTACATAGAGATTTACTGCTTGGTGATATTGGTAAATGGCTCTTAGGTATTATCTCTTTGCTTTGGACAATAAACTGCTTTATTGGCTTTTATTTGACTTGGCCTCGTAAAGTAAAAAATAAAAATAATAGCGCCAATCAAAGCCAAAGACTGCCTGCAAAAAAACGAGCGTCCTTTATTAAGCGCTGGCTACCCGCGTGGAAAATCCGCACCAACACCAATACCTTTAAACTCAATTATGATTTGCATCAAGCCTTTGGCTTATGGCTATGGCTGATGCTATTGGTGATAGCTTGGTCGAGTGTGGGCTTTAATTTACAACCCGTTTATCAACCAGTGATGCAAACGCTAGTAGGACTCGAAGCTAGAGAAGACAGACCAGCTAGGCCTAAAGAGCAAAGCCAAATACAGCATCAATCTGCTGACGCTAATAATAAAATCACGAAAGCCAATAGTATCGCTTATCTAAGCGAGCAGGCCAATATAGCGGCGCATCATAATGGTGTAGAGGTAGAGCGGCTCTTGGGAATTCGCTGGCTAGCGGAGGAAAATCAGTGGCAGATGCGCTTTAGCACCAATCAAGATATTGGCAAAAAAGGCGGCGCGTCATCTATTACGGTCGATGCAGCTAGCGGTCAGCTAGAAAAAGTAAAGTTTGGTTATCAAAGCTCATTCGCTAGCAAAACCGATCAGTGGTTAGCAACATTGCATATGGGACATATTGGCTTAGCAGAAGACGAAAAAACAGCTCATCGACTCTATCAAGTGTTTTTAGCGCTGATTGGTCTAGCAGTCAGCACACTGTCAGGCACTGGCGTCTATCTATGGCTTAAAGGTCGTCAAAGCCGCGCAAAACAA